A stretch of the Massilia sp. W12 genome encodes the following:
- a CDS encoding 2-oxoglutarate dehydrogenase E1 component, whose amino-acid sequence MMQQYKANSYLFGGNAPYVEELYEAYLDNPGSVPDNWRAYFDAMQNVPAVDGSSRPDVAHAPVLASFAERAKQGPIRTVSAAADAEMARKRIAVTQLVAAYRYLGSRWANLDPLQRQERPVIHELEPSFYGFTDADMDIVFNISNTYFGGETASLRDLLNALRDTYCRSIGAEFMYISDPSEKRWLQQKLESIRSTPSFNAEKKKHILERLTAAEGLERYLHTRYVGQKRFSLEGGESFIAAMDEVIQRAGERGIQEIVIGMAHRGRLNVLVNTLGKSPGDLFEEFEGRHGDDLPSGDVKYHQGFSSDIATAGGPVHLSLAFNPSHLEIVNPVVEGSCKARMERRGDKDGSQVLPVLVHGDAAFAGQGVVMETLNLAQTRGYGTGGTVHIVINNQIGFTTSDPRDARSTLYCTDVVKMIEAPVFHVNGDDPEAVVLATQFALDYRMEFKKDVVVDIVCFRKLGHNEQDTPALTQPLMYKRIGQHQGTRALFAERLTAQGTLAPNESDEMIKTYRAAMEAGRHTVDPVISNFKNKYAVDWMPFLNRKWTDVADTAVPLTELKRIAARLTEVPEGFKVHPLVERVLGDRAAMGRGEMNLDWGMGEHMAFATLLASGYAVRLTGQDAGRGTFVHRHAVLHDQNRERWDAGNYVPLQNISDKQATFTIIDSVLSEEAVLGFEYGYSTAEPNTLTIWEAQFGDFVNGAQVVIDQFIVSGEVKWGRASGLVMMLPHGYEGQGPEHSSARPERFLQLCADNNIQVVQPTTAAQIFHLLRRQMIRMFRKPLVILTPKSLLRNKDAGSPLSDLAKGAFQTVIGEVDEKIDAKKVKRVIACSGRVYYDLVNARKERAQNDVAIIRIEQLYPFPHKAFAAELKKYPNLAEVVWAQDEPQNQGPWFQTQHNIFENMEAGQRLAYAGRAASASPAVGYYDKHYAQQKGLLDTAFSKLKGFVLTK is encoded by the coding sequence ATGATGCAGCAATACAAAGCCAATTCCTACCTGTTTGGCGGCAATGCGCCATACGTCGAAGAACTCTACGAAGCTTATCTCGACAACCCCGGTTCGGTGCCCGATAACTGGCGCGCCTATTTCGACGCGATGCAAAACGTGCCCGCCGTGGACGGCTCCAGCCGCCCTGACGTGGCGCATGCCCCGGTGCTCGCCTCCTTCGCTGAGCGCGCCAAACAAGGCCCGATCCGCACCGTTTCTGCGGCGGCGGATGCGGAAATGGCCAGAAAGCGCATCGCTGTCACCCAACTCGTCGCCGCTTATCGCTATCTGGGCAGCCGCTGGGCCAATCTCGATCCGCTGCAGCGCCAGGAACGCCCGGTGATTCATGAACTGGAGCCGTCTTTCTACGGTTTCACCGATGCCGATATGGACATCGTGTTCAATATCAGCAATACCTACTTCGGCGGCGAAACCGCCAGTCTGCGCGATTTGCTCAACGCACTGCGCGACACCTACTGCCGTTCCATCGGCGCAGAATTCATGTATATCAGCGACCCGTCGGAAAAACGCTGGTTGCAACAAAAGCTGGAATCGATCCGCTCCACTCCCAGCTTCAACGCTGAAAAGAAAAAGCACATCCTCGAACGTCTGACCGCCGCTGAAGGTCTGGAACGTTATCTGCATACCCGTTACGTTGGTCAAAAGCGCTTCTCCCTGGAAGGCGGCGAAAGCTTTATCGCCGCAATGGATGAAGTGATCCAGCGCGCCGGTGAGCGCGGCATTCAGGAAATCGTGATCGGCATGGCGCATCGCGGCCGCCTGAATGTGCTGGTCAACACTCTGGGCAAATCGCCGGGGGATCTGTTTGAAGAATTTGAAGGCCGTCATGGCGACGACCTGCCGTCCGGCGACGTCAAATACCATCAGGGCTTCTCGTCTGACATCGCGACTGCCGGCGGCCCGGTGCATCTGTCGCTGGCGTTCAACCCCTCGCATCTGGAAATCGTCAACCCGGTGGTGGAAGGCTCCTGCAAGGCGCGGATGGAACGCCGGGGCGATAAAGACGGTTCGCAAGTGTTGCCGGTGCTGGTGCACGGCGACGCGGCATTTGCCGGCCAGGGCGTGGTGATGGAAACCCTGAATCTGGCGCAAACCCGTGGTTACGGCACCGGCGGCACAGTGCATATCGTGATCAATAACCAGATCGGTTTCACCACCTCCGACCCGCGCGACGCCCGTTCCACGCTGTATTGCACCGACGTGGTGAAGATGATCGAAGCACCGGTGTTCCACGTCAATGGCGACGACCCGGAAGCAGTCGTGCTGGCGACCCAGTTCGCGCTCGACTATCGCATGGAATTCAAGAAAGACGTGGTGGTGGACATCGTTTGCTTCCGCAAACTCGGCCACAATGAGCAAGACACCCCGGCACTGACCCAGCCGCTGATGTATAAGCGCATCGGCCAGCATCAGGGCACGCGCGCACTGTTCGCCGAGCGCTTAACCGCGCAAGGCACGCTGGCGCCGAATGAATCGGATGAAATGATCAAAACCTACCGTGCGGCGATGGAAGCCGGGCGCCACACCGTGGATCCGGTCATCTCCAACTTCAAGAATAAGTATGCGGTGGATTGGATGCCCTTCCTCAACCGCAAGTGGACGGATGTGGCTGACACCGCTGTCCCGCTGACCGAACTCAAGCGCATTGCCGCGCGTTTGACGGAAGTGCCGGAAGGCTTCAAGGTGCATCCGCTGGTCGAGCGCGTGCTGGGCGACCGCGCCGCCATGGGCCGTGGTGAAATGAATCTGGACTGGGGCATGGGCGAACATATGGCTTTCGCCACCCTGTTGGCTTCCGGCTATGCTGTGCGCCTGACCGGCCAGGACGCCGGGCGCGGCACCTTTGTGCACCGTCACGCCGTGCTGCACGATCAAAACCGTGAGCGCTGGGACGCCGGCAACTATGTGCCGCTGCAAAACATCAGCGATAAGCAAGCCACCTTCACCATCATCGACTCGGTGTTGTCGGAAGAAGCAGTGCTCGGCTTTGAATACGGTTATTCCACCGCAGAACCGAATACCCTGACCATCTGGGAAGCGCAATTCGGCGACTTCGTCAATGGCGCGCAAGTGGTGATTGACCAATTCATCGTCTCCGGCGAAGTGAAGTGGGGCCGCGCCTCCGGCCTGGTGATGATGCTGCCGCACGGCTATGAAGGCCAAGGCCCGGAACACTCTTCGGCCCGTCCTGAGCGTTTCCTGCAGCTGTGCGCAGACAACAATATTCAAGTGGTGCAGCCGACCACCGCCGCGCAGATTTTCCATCTGCTGCGCCGCCAAATGATCCGCATGTTCAGAAAGCCGCTGGTGATCCTGACGCCGAAATCCTTGCTGCGCAACAAAGACGCCGGTTCGCCGCTGTCTGATCTGGCCAAGGGCGCTTTCCAGACCGTGATCGGCGAAGTGGACGAAAAGATCGACGCCAAGAAGGTCAAGCGCGTCATCGCCTGCTCGGGCCGTGTGTATTACGACCTGGTGAATGCGCGTAAAGAACGGGCGCAAAACGATGTCGCCATCATCCGCATTGAACAGCTGTATCCGTTCCCGCACAAAGCTTTTGCTGCGGAACTCAAGAAATATCCGAATCTGGCGGAGGTGGTGTGGGCGCAAGACGAGCCGCAAAATCAAGGCCCGTGGTTCCAGACCCAGCACAATATTTTTGAAAACATGGAAGCCGGCCAGCGTTTGGCGTATGCCGGCCGCGCAGCCAGCGCCTCGCCTGCCGTGGGTTACTACGACAAGCACTATGCGCAGCAAAAGGGCTTGCTCGACACCGCGTTTTCCAAGCTCAAAGGCTTTGTGCTGACCAAATGA
- the dgt gene encoding dGTP triphosphohydrolase, with protein MYDQQTREFAREEENRIACLEYRMVEHSDGRGDGREECMRDYARVLYSSSFRALQGKMQLLGVDANRFNRNRLTHSLEVAQIARSIAASLGLQQTVVAETCSLAHDIGNPPFGHHGEDILHELCGAIGGYEGNAQAFRTLRTLERKHHAYDGLNLTVRTMFGITKYFYRAKDNPKKFLYPDDYQFLQEQLDAHGVTLRKSIDAQIMDLADEIAYAAHDLEDALSFGIISLGEIVHEFCIDPLYSEGYLIFSEIACDVQEEALRAKRLGTSEEYSIVLRKELTSRIVNRLCRDISVVGAAGQERLGYRQLGQLARGLKVLLFRAVTRKRDIQFYEKRGEKVIRGLFAALTDAGFNRGGMLLPAELRVLQDRFPLQRLVADYISGMMDAFAAQEYERLFGPKSLEVLWQA; from the coding sequence ATGTACGACCAGCAAACCAGGGAATTTGCCCGGGAAGAAGAAAACCGCATCGCCTGTCTGGAATACCGGATGGTGGAGCACAGCGATGGCCGTGGCGATGGTCGTGAGGAGTGCATGCGCGATTATGCGCGCGTGCTGTATTCCTCTTCCTTTCGCGCACTGCAGGGCAAGATGCAATTGCTGGGCGTGGACGCCAACCGCTTCAACCGCAACCGTTTAACCCACAGCCTGGAAGTGGCGCAAATTGCGCGCTCGATTGCCGCCAGCCTCGGGCTGCAGCAAACCGTGGTGGCGGAAACCTGTTCATTGGCGCATGACATCGGCAACCCGCCATTCGGCCATCATGGCGAAGATATATTGCATGAGCTGTGCGGCGCGATTGGCGGTTATGAGGGCAATGCGCAAGCCTTCCGCACCTTGCGCACTTTGGAACGCAAACATCATGCCTACGACGGCTTGAATCTGACCGTGCGCACGATGTTTGGCATCACCAAATATTTTTACCGCGCCAAAGACAATCCGAAAAAATTTCTGTATCCCGACGATTATCAATTCCTGCAAGAGCAATTGGATGCGCATGGCGTCACGCTGCGCAAAAGCATTGATGCGCAAATCATGGATCTGGCCGATGAAATCGCTTACGCCGCGCATGATCTGGAAGACGCCTTGAGTTTTGGCATTATTTCATTGGGCGAAATCGTGCATGAATTTTGCATCGATCCTTTATACAGTGAGGGCTATCTGATTTTTTCCGAGATTGCGTGCGATGTGCAGGAAGAAGCGTTGCGCGCCAAGCGGCTGGGCACCTCTGAAGAATATTCCATCGTCTTGCGCAAAGAATTGACTTCGCGCATCGTCAACCGTCTGTGCCGCGATATCAGCGTGGTCGGCGCGGCAGGGCAGGAGCGCTTGGGCTATCGCCAGCTGGGACAGCTGGCGCGCGGCCTGAAAGTACTGCTGTTTCGCGCCGTGACGCGCAAGCGCGATATTCAGTTTTATGAAAAACGCGGCGAAAAAGTGATACGCGGTTTATTTGCCGCCTTGACCGATGCCGGCTTCAATCGCGGCGGCATGCTCTTGCCGGCGGAATTGCGCGTGCTGCAAGACCGTTTTCCATTGCAGCGTCTGGTGGCCGACTATATTTCCGGCATGATGGATGCATTTGCGGCGCAGGAATATGAGCGCCTGTTCGGCCCGAAAAGCCTGGAAGTGCTGTGGCAAGCCTGA
- a CDS encoding HAD family hydrolase, giving the protein MENLQPEKGLFLDRDGVINIDYGYVYRQSQFEFVDGIFDICRAAVQRGYSIFVVTNQAGIGRGYYSEQDFEELMSWVRAQFAAQDCPIREVYYCPTHPEFGVGAYKCASLRRKPQPGMILDAVRDFKVDLAASILVGDKESDIQAGLAAGVGRNFLYASGEGRRELQTRADAVLTDLRDLLALL; this is encoded by the coding sequence GTGGAAAATTTGCAGCCTGAAAAAGGTTTATTCCTGGATCGGGATGGGGTTATAAACATAGATTACGGTTATGTTTATCGGCAAAGTCAATTTGAGTTTGTCGATGGCATTTTTGATATTTGTCGTGCTGCGGTGCAGCGTGGATATAGTATATTTGTAGTAACAAATCAGGCTGGAATAGGGCGCGGGTATTATAGCGAACAGGATTTCGAAGAATTGATGAGCTGGGTGCGAGCGCAATTTGCTGCACAAGACTGTCCGATCCGCGAAGTGTATTACTGTCCGACGCATCCTGAATTTGGTGTGGGCGCTTATAAATGCGCCTCTCTGCGCAGAAAGCCGCAGCCAGGCATGATTTTAGATGCGGTGCGGGATTTTAAGGTTGATTTAGCAGCGTCAATTCTGGTAGGGGATAAAGAAAGCGATATTCAAGCCGGTCTGGCTGCAGGAGTCGGCAGAAATTTCTTATACGCCAGCGGAGAGGGGCGGCGAGAGCTGCAGACTCGTGCGGACGCGGTGCTGACTGATTTGCGGGATTTACTTGCCTTATTGTAG
- a CDS encoding nucleotidyltransferase family protein has product MEAIILAGGLGTRLRHLVPDLPKPMAVVGGKPFLEIVLQRLAAAGFEHIVLSIGYMSEKIISHFGSQFQGMRLSYEIETSPLGTGGALRNALDVCKTDHAFVLNGDSYLELDYQALEDMWCAQRMPVIVGRRVEDVARYGQLVVDGKHVLDFLEKTGQGAGVINAGCYVLPKTILNDFARDSVFSLESDFLAPQVRLQDFLVYVAEGYFIDIGIPQDYLRAQQEMAGGKFAA; this is encoded by the coding sequence ATGGAAGCAATTATTTTAGCAGGCGGGTTGGGCACCCGCTTGCGGCATTTAGTGCCTGATCTGCCAAAGCCAATGGCTGTGGTTGGTGGCAAGCCGTTCCTTGAAATTGTGTTGCAACGCTTGGCGGCTGCCGGTTTTGAGCATATCGTTTTGTCTATTGGCTACATGTCCGAAAAAATCATTAGTCATTTTGGCTCGCAGTTTCAGGGAATGCGGCTAAGTTATGAGATCGAAACTTCACCTTTGGGCACAGGGGGGGCTTTGCGCAATGCCTTGGATGTGTGTAAAACTGATCATGCTTTTGTGTTGAATGGTGATTCTTATTTGGAGTTGGATTATCAAGCTCTTGAAGATATGTGGTGTGCACAGCGTATGCCCGTAATTGTCGGACGGCGCGTGGAGGATGTGGCGCGTTATGGTCAATTAGTAGTGGATGGAAAGCATGTGCTTGATTTTTTGGAAAAAACAGGGCAGGGCGCGGGGGTGATTAATGCTGGCTGCTATGTCTTGCCAAAAACAATACTGAATGATTTTGCCAGAGATAGTGTTTTTTCTTTGGAGTCAGATTTTTTAGCGCCGCAAGTACGCTTGCAGGATTTTTTGGTCTACGTGGCTGAAGGTTATTTCATTGATATTGGCATTCCACAAGACTATTTACGTGCGCAACAGGAGATGGCCGGTGGAAAATTTGCAGCCTGA
- a CDS encoding D-sedoheptulose 7-phosphate isomerase has translation MASIVHEFIIGQINQARDIAEKMAADQALVNTVAAAAAACVTCMRKGGKILLAGNGGSAADAQHIAGEFVSRFAFDRPGLSAIALTTDTSILTAIGNDYGYDLLFARQVQAHGAQGDVFIAYSTSGKSRNIIRALSEAKKVGLTTIGFTGMRKGEMAELCDYLFEVPSVDTPKIQEGHLILGHILCGIVENEIFGSDK, from the coding sequence ATGGCGAGTATAGTGCATGAATTTATCATTGGGCAAATCAATCAAGCCCGGGATATTGCTGAGAAAATGGCGGCGGATCAGGCTTTGGTCAATACTGTGGCCGCAGCGGCGGCTGCTTGCGTGACTTGTATGCGCAAGGGGGGGAAAATCCTTTTAGCCGGGAATGGTGGCAGCGCTGCAGATGCACAGCATATTGCCGGCGAATTTGTCAGTAGATTTGCATTTGATCGGCCAGGTTTGTCCGCGATCGCATTAACCACCGACACTTCGATCTTAACCGCTATTGGCAATGATTATGGCTATGACTTATTGTTTGCGCGGCAAGTGCAGGCGCATGGCGCGCAAGGTGATGTGTTTATTGCGTATTCCACTTCGGGTAAATCCAGAAACATTATCCGCGCCTTGAGCGAGGCGAAAAAAGTTGGCTTGACGACAATTGGTTTTACCGGCATGCGAAAAGGAGAGATGGCGGAATTGTGTGATTACCTGTTCGAGGTTCCATCGGTGGATACTCCTAAAATTCAAGAGGGGCACTTGATTTTGGGTCACATTTTATGTGGTATTGTGGAGAACGAAATTTTCGGGTCAGATAAGTGA
- a CDS encoding dehydrogenase has product MMATIVRARAPLRLGLAGGGTDVAPFCDLHGGYVLNATIDRYAHASISVLQEPQIRFNATDLGMSSCFELDAGMPHDGVLDLHKAVYQRMMREYNGGVAIPLELTTYCDAPAGSGLGSSSTLVVVMIRAFVELLNLPLDDYAVAQLAFQIERVDCGLQGGRQDQYSATFGGFNFMEFYENGRTVVNPLRIKNWIICELEASMVLFYIGVSRESARIIADQSSNVKSGNEDALAAMHELKREALKMKECLLKGDFDGIVESLLQGWASKKRSAKTVSNPLIDEIYQAALNAGALAGKVSGAGGGGHMIFFVKPERRIELIQALKNFNGQVNNCNFTKYGTQAWRV; this is encoded by the coding sequence ATGATGGCGACAATTGTGCGTGCCCGGGCGCCATTACGCTTGGGCTTGGCTGGTGGTGGAACGGACGTGGCGCCATTCTGCGATCTTCATGGCGGGTATGTCTTGAATGCGACCATCGATCGCTATGCGCATGCAAGCATCAGTGTTTTGCAGGAACCACAGATTCGGTTCAATGCGACGGATCTTGGCATGTCATCTTGCTTTGAGCTGGATGCAGGGATGCCGCATGATGGTGTGTTGGACTTGCATAAGGCAGTCTATCAACGCATGATGCGCGAATACAATGGCGGCGTTGCGATTCCTCTTGAATTAACCACCTACTGCGATGCGCCGGCAGGCTCGGGATTGGGATCTTCTTCCACCTTGGTGGTAGTGATGATCCGCGCCTTTGTAGAGTTATTGAATCTGCCGTTAGATGATTATGCGGTGGCGCAACTTGCTTTTCAAATTGAGCGGGTGGATTGTGGTCTGCAGGGAGGGCGGCAAGATCAATATTCAGCAACTTTTGGCGGCTTTAATTTCATGGAGTTTTATGAAAATGGCCGTACAGTTGTGAATCCATTGCGGATCAAAAATTGGATCATTTGCGAGTTGGAAGCATCGATGGTGCTGTTTTACATTGGCGTCTCGCGTGAGTCTGCCAGAATCATTGCAGATCAGAGCAGTAATGTGAAATCAGGCAATGAAGATGCGCTTGCTGCAATGCATGAATTAAAGCGTGAAGCTTTGAAAATGAAGGAGTGCCTGCTGAAAGGTGATTTTGATGGAATCGTTGAATCATTATTGCAAGGGTGGGCAAGTAAAAAGCGTTCAGCAAAGACTGTTTCCAATCCATTAATTGATGAAATTTATCAGGCGGCATTAAATGCCGGTGCATTGGCAGGGAAAGTGTCAGGGGCCGGTGGTGGTGGTCATATGATTTTCTTTGTCAAACCTGAACGGCGGATTGAGTTGATTCAGGCATTGAAGAATTTCAATGGTCAAGTTAATAATTGCAACTTTACAAAATATGGAACGCAAGCATGGCGAGTATAG
- a CDS encoding class I SAM-dependent methyltransferase, whose amino-acid sequence MRRLADPNFINRYFKGHGLDIGGKPDPLSLYAELFCQVQSIRTWDWDDGDAQQLAGVQDAVYDFVHSSHCLEHIVDPIEGINNWLRVLKPDGYLIITVPDEDLYEQGVFPSTYNLDHKWTFTIFKHQSWSARSINLIEMVKTLGPAAELVRLEQLSSTYRFSLPRSDQTRTPIAECGIEMVIRKRPLHEIEAHGRWQRTAEQPPRELRIHLNQYKNDQMTLRKANVDNPPFTDEGDI is encoded by the coding sequence ATGCGCCGTTTGGCGGACCCCAATTTTATTAACCGTTATTTTAAAGGTCACGGTTTGGATATCGGCGGTAAGCCCGACCCGCTATCGCTCTATGCTGAGCTGTTTTGCCAGGTGCAGTCGATTCGCACTTGGGATTGGGATGATGGGGATGCGCAACAGTTGGCTGGGGTGCAGGATGCTGTGTATGACTTTGTACACAGCAGCCATTGCCTGGAGCATATTGTCGATCCGATAGAAGGAATTAATAATTGGTTGCGAGTTCTGAAGCCGGATGGTTATTTAATTATCACGGTTCCTGATGAAGATTTGTATGAGCAAGGAGTTTTCCCTAGCACTTACAATCTTGACCATAAGTGGACTTTCACTATATTCAAGCATCAATCCTGGAGTGCGCGTTCAATCAATTTGATCGAAATGGTCAAGACATTGGGGCCGGCAGCTGAGCTGGTGCGCTTGGAGCAATTGTCCTCGACCTATCGCTTTTCTCTGCCAAGAAGTGATCAAACCCGAACTCCGATTGCCGAGTGCGGCATTGAAATGGTTATCAGAAAGCGTCCACTGCATGAAATTGAGGCGCATGGACGCTGGCAAAGGACTGCAGAGCAACCGCCGCGCGAGCTGAGAATTCATCTGAATCAATATAAAAATGATCAGATGACTTTGAGAAAAGCGAATGTGGACAATCCACCGTTCACCGACGAAGGCGATATCTAA
- a CDS encoding glycosyltransferase — translation MIKIIGHPFSSIGMGEHPRAIFQSLLSLGVNAQLVNVYPEYTGDLGTNSYKRFVQHASFRLSEEINIFAINADEVDGALSRLFSRGDNKQRFKSAYNIIYPAWELSKFPEIYYRALRDFDEVWTPSAFVQQSIAGSNTRNMPVVNMPLAVDIADPLFYRRTDLQMSEDAFVFSFFYSNSSYVQRKNPELILRAFDMLVNKLPDLDLQLYIKANPSGAEKWQCLPELEALVEKCDNRNQVKIVVEEWSPDKVYNMLRLSDAFISLHRSEGFGRGMAEAMFFETPVICTGYSGNMDFCNSGNAFLVEHELVALQAGDYPHWKDQVWAEPSLESACLQMEAVIFNEKLKAQKIKTAKSELMRNNSFAATGKRYLERLLAIQATKAPTASAA, via the coding sequence ATGATTAAGATTATTGGACATCCCTTCAGCAGTATCGGCATGGGCGAGCATCCGCGCGCAATTTTTCAATCCCTGCTGAGCTTGGGCGTGAATGCGCAGTTGGTCAATGTTTATCCGGAATATACCGGTGATCTTGGGACAAACAGCTACAAGCGGTTTGTGCAACACGCTTCATTCAGGTTAAGTGAAGAAATCAATATCTTTGCCATTAATGCCGATGAGGTTGATGGCGCTTTGTCCCGACTGTTTTCCCGAGGTGATAATAAACAGCGCTTCAAATCGGCTTACAACATCATCTATCCAGCCTGGGAGTTGTCAAAATTTCCGGAAATATACTATAGGGCGCTAAGAGATTTTGATGAGGTCTGGACACCATCTGCATTTGTGCAGCAATCGATTGCAGGTTCAAACACCAGGAATATGCCAGTTGTGAATATGCCCTTGGCGGTTGATATTGCCGACCCCTTGTTTTATCGGCGCACAGACTTACAGATGAGTGAAGATGCGTTTGTGTTTAGCTTCTTCTATTCAAATTCATCCTATGTGCAGAGGAAAAACCCTGAACTTATTTTACGAGCATTTGATATGCTGGTAAATAAGTTGCCCGACCTTGATTTACAGTTGTACATTAAAGCCAATCCTAGTGGCGCTGAAAAATGGCAGTGTTTGCCAGAGTTGGAAGCCTTGGTGGAAAAATGCGATAACCGCAACCAAGTAAAAATCGTGGTTGAGGAATGGTCGCCTGATAAGGTTTATAACATGTTGCGTCTGTCCGATGCCTTTATATCATTGCACCGCTCGGAAGGGTTCGGACGGGGAATGGCGGAAGCGATGTTTTTTGAAACACCGGTGATATGCACGGGCTATTCCGGCAATATGGATTTTTGTAACAGTGGCAATGCTTTCCTGGTGGAACATGAATTGGTAGCGCTGCAGGCCGGCGATTATCCGCATTGGAAAGATCAGGTTTGGGCTGAGCCATCCCTTGAATCGGCCTGCTTGCAGATGGAAGCTGTGATTTTCAATGAGAAATTGAAAGCGCAAAAGATCAAAACCGCTAAGAGTGAACTGATGCGTAACAACTCTTTTGCGGCAACCGGCAAGCGCTATCTGGAGCGTTTATTGGCGATTCAAGCCACCAAGGCGCCGACCGCGTCTGCTGCTTGA